In Pseudomonas sp. DNDY-54, a genomic segment contains:
- a CDS encoding disulfide bond formation protein B produces MNLASPRSLFLLAFIGSALMMIAALYLEHVVGLAPCPLCIVQRICVIGFGLVCLIAALHGPHKTGRRVYSVLALLFAVAGGATAIRQIWLQNMPADQLPSCLPSLEYMMDALPFQEIARLVLHGTAECAEVSWTLLGMSIPEWTLLAFIAMALFCFWQLLRRD; encoded by the coding sequence ATGAACCTGGCCAGCCCACGCTCGCTGTTTCTTCTGGCTTTCATCGGCAGTGCGCTGATGATGATCGCCGCACTGTATCTCGAGCATGTGGTCGGCTTGGCGCCGTGCCCCTTGTGCATCGTTCAGCGAATCTGCGTGATCGGTTTTGGATTGGTCTGCCTGATCGCAGCGCTGCACGGGCCGCACAAGACCGGTCGCCGGGTGTACTCGGTACTGGCGCTGCTATTTGCTGTTGCGGGTGGTGCCACGGCGATACGGCAGATTTGGCTACAGAACATGCCGGCTGACCAGCTGCCGAGCTGCCTGCCCAGCCTTGAATACATGATGGATGCGCTGCCGTTTCAGGAGATTGCCCGACTGGTACTTCACGGCACCGCGGAATGCGCCGAAGTCAGCTGGACGTTGCTGGGTATGAGCATCCCGGAGTGGACATTGCTTGCGTTCATCGCGATGGCGTTGTTTTGCTTCTGGCAGCTGCTGCGCCGCGACTGA